In Leishmania braziliensis MHOM/BR/75/M2904 complete genome, chromosome 31, one genomic interval encodes:
- the AAT1.3 gene encoding putative amino acid transporter aATP11 — MSHAGLPRPQNHGSQLAETQQHNEQLHLSSEFDVEVTQGYVGEDVKGMEDISSTEVPDPYDFSRHDPKNRIEMQDRVRADRVARRRMPANKLQKYLNYVVPYGGLLSTGLNLASSSIGAGIIALPYAFNSSGLVMAIFYMIVVAYLTIYSYYLLGQAGTRTGLRNYEQIVRTLLGPGADYFLAFCMWFLSFGGEVSYVISAKDVLTAFLENADSTPAFLLGIWGQRLLTFIVWLVAMLPLCLPKEINSLRYFSCIAIVFIVYFVIAMVVHSVQNGLRADPRPEIRLFNTGNTAIAGLATFMFAFVSQLNAYESYEEMKNPTPLRLTLGASIAVGMVFVLYLFAGLFGYLDFGAAMTGSALRHYNPIEDKMMGVGYAGILFKLCVGYGLHMIPVRDAIYHCIRVDVHTLEWWKNACVCGLMALLSLVAGLFLPNVKVAFGLVGGFSGGFIGFIYPALMVMYAGSWSLSSVGWYHYLSTYLLLIVGVIGVVWGTASSIYGEI; from the coding sequence ATGAGCCACGCAGGTTTACCTCGCCCGCAAAACCATGGTTCCCAGCTCGCGGAGACCCAGCAACATAATGAGCAACTACACCTGTCCTCCGAGTTCGATGTGGAGGTAACTCAGGGATACGTCGGGGAGGATGTGAAGGGGATGGAGGACATTTCCTCCACTGAGGTGCCGGACCCATACGACTTCTCGCGGCATGACCCGAAGAACCGGATCGAGATGCAGGACAGGGTACGCGCCGACCGCGTTGCCCGCCGTCGCATGCCTGCGAACAAGCTTCAGAAGTACCTCAACTACGTTGTGCCCTACGGCGGTCTGCTTTCCACGGGCCTCAACCTGGCGAGCTCCTCCATCGGTGCCGGCATTATCGCGCTCCCGTACGCCTTCAACTCCTCTGGTCTTGTTATGGCGATTTTCTATATGATTGTTGTTGCGTACCTCACCATCTACTCCTACTACCTGCTGGGCCAGGCCGGTACCAGGACTGGTCTGCGCAACTACGAGCAGATtgtgcgcacgctgctcgGCCCCGGCGCCGACTACTTCCTCGCCTTCTGCATGTGGTTTCTGAGCTTTGGTGGAGAGGTCTCGTACGTCATCTCAGCGAAGGATGTGCTGACTGCCTTCCTCGAAAACGCTGACAGCACGCCGGCGTTCCTGTTGGGCATCTGGGGCCAGCGCCTGCTCACCTTCATCGTATGGCTTGTGGccatgctgccgctgtgcctgCCAAAGGAGATCAACTCGCTGCGCTACTTCTCCTGCATCGCGATTGTGTTCATCGTGTACTTTGTGATCgcgatggtggtgcacaGCGTGCAAAATGGACTGCGTGCAGATCCGCGTCCGGAGATTCGGCTCTTTAACACGGGCAACACCGCCATTGCTGGCCTGGCCACGTTCATGTTTGCGTTCGTCTCGCAGCTGAATGCGTACGAGTCCTACGAGGAGATGAAGAACcccacgccgctgcgcctcacgcTGGGTGCTAGCATCGCGGTTGGTATGGTGTTTGTGCTGTACCTCTTCGCTGGGCTCTTTGGCTACCTCGACTTCGGCGCTGCGATGACGGGCTCCGCGCTGAGGCATTACAACCCCATCGAGGATAAGATGATGGGCGTCGGCTATGCGGGTATCCTGTTCAAGCTGTGCGTCGGATACGGCCTGCACATGATCCCGGTGCGCGATGCCATCTACCACTGCATCCGCGTGGATGTGCACACGCTTGAGTGGTGGAAgaacgcgtgtgtgtgcggcctCATGGCACTGCTCTCACTGGTGGCTGGGCTATTTCTTCCGAATGTTAAAGTGGCCTTTGGCCTTGTTGGCGGCTTTTCTGGCGGCTTCATCGGCTTTATTTACCCGGCGCTCATGGTCATGTACGCTGGCAGCTGGTCGCTGTCGTCTGTTGGGTGGTACCACTACCTCTCCACGTACTTGCTGCTCATCGTCGGTGTCATTGGCGTCGTGTGGGGGACGGCCAGCTCCATCTATGGCGAGATTTAG